One Nitrospina watsonii DNA segment encodes these proteins:
- the nusB gene encoding transcription antitermination factor NusB, whose protein sequence is MGKRRYSRELVIKFLYLVDMNEGSVSEQLDQFWERNDCQPDIKVYVEDLLNTIFKNKEAIDTLLEKYSDNWTLSRMAVIDRNLLRLATCEIMYAAATVPPKVAIDEAVEIAKKYGSEDSPNFINGILDRVLKERKAVAESTSES, encoded by the coding sequence ATGGGAAAACGCCGCTATTCGCGCGAACTGGTGATCAAGTTTCTGTACCTGGTGGATATGAATGAAGGCTCCGTTTCAGAACAGCTGGATCAGTTCTGGGAACGCAATGACTGCCAGCCCGATATCAAGGTGTATGTCGAGGACCTGCTGAATACCATCTTCAAAAATAAAGAAGCGATCGACACCCTGCTCGAAAAATACAGCGATAACTGGACGTTGTCGCGCATGGCCGTGATCGACCGCAACCTGCTGCGTCTCGCCACCTGCGAGATCATGTACGCTGCCGCCACGGTGCCGCCGAAGGTCGCCATCGACGAAGCGGTGGAAATTGCGAAAAAATACGGCAGCGAGGACTCCCCCAATTTTATCAATGGTATACTGGATCGAGTCCTCAAAGAGAGAAAAGCAGTTGCGGAATCCACCAGCGAAAGCTGA